The Myroides phaeus DNA segment TTTACGTGGGAAATAAAGGACAAGAAACAAGAGGAGTTTGCGCTGTCTATCACCACTTTTTTAGAAGAATACGTCAATCCGATTTTTACACTATTTGAAGACACTCAAGATGTTGTCAACCACGTTATAGACAATGGTTGGCGTTTAAACGAGTATATGTCGTCTGGCGATTTCGTTTTTCCAATCGACTTTATGTGTTGTTTTGCCAGTAAAAGTGACGTACAGCGCGCCTTTAACAATTACGTTAAGAGAGAAGGACTATCTTCGCAAGTGAAGCGCGTTTACAAAGAGATGAGTTCCCCTAAATACAAAGGGTTTATCGAGAGTAATTCCGCCAACGATAAAGTGTTTCAATTAGCTTATTTAAACGGTATTCAACTCGTTTAGACAAAGCAACTTGATGCGACTTTTTTAAAACGATCAATCTATGAAAAACAAGAGTTATTTAATATATGGAGTTAGCAAAGGCTTAGGTCGCGCTATTGCCCACGGCTTGCCAAAAGACAACGACATTGTGTACGGTGTTTCAAGAAGTAAACCAGCAGATGCAAAAGACAATTTAGTGTGGGTTCCCGCTGATTTGAGTCAACCCGAAACAGCCGTTAAAGCGGTTGCTGAGGTGTTACAAGAAAAGCAGTTAGACTACCTTATTTACAATGTAGGAATATGGGAGCAGATGGCATTTACAGCCGAATTTGACGTAGAGCAATGCAGTGATGCGGAGTTAATCAACCTTATTCAAACCAACGTAACCTCGTGTATCTTGGCATTGAAAGCCTTTGTCAAGAACCTACGCTTATCGTCAAATGCTAAAATTGTATTGATTGGTTCCACTTGGGGCTTAGACAATCACAACGGAAAAGAAGTAGCCTTTTCAGCATCTAAGTTTGCTTTGAGGGGAATTGTACATTCGATGCGTGAGACTTTGCGTCAAGACAATATTGGTATTACCGTTTTAAACTTAGGGTATTTAGCAACGGAATATGACTATACCGTTGATTCCGATATAATTGTAGAAGAAAACCAAGCGAGTTTAATACCTTTAAGCGATGTTTTACAAGCAATAAAGTTTGTTTTGAGTACATCTAAAGCAAGTTGCGTAAAAGAAATCAATATGCCTGCTATGCAGGATATGAACGTATAAAAACAAAGCCTAAATGTTCTTTAGGCTTTGTTCTATTAATCTATTTTTGTTATCTCTGACGAAAGTGCTACTCATTCATCACGTGATATAGTATATCCAAACTCTGTGCCATTTCTTCCTTCGTTAAATGTCCGAAGCCAAGTCGCATAGCAGTCAATTCGCGATTTTGATACAAGAGTGTTTTTGGAATAAGCAGGTTGTTTTGCAAGCACTTTTTGCTCAACTGCAATAGATTTAACGGCTTTTTCCATTCTGTCCACACTGCTAATCCCCCAGAGGGAATGTCAAATTGCACATCCTCCCCAAAATATTGATGCAATAAGTCGCAAAAAGTGTCACGTCTTTCCTTGTAAATTTTTATAGATTTTTTGAGAGAGCGGAATATTTCCCCTTCTTCAATCAGTTCTCCCAATACCTGTTCCATTAAAACATCCCCTTGTCGATCTATAAGTCGCAAGTGTTTTTGCATTTCTACCAACACACTTTCTGGGGCAACAATAAACCCCGTTTGAAAACTTGGAGCCAATGATTTACCAAACGAACCAATATAAACGACCATTCCATTTGTGTCTACACTTGCCAGTGGTAAAACCGGACTCTTATCATAGTGAAAGTCGTAATCATAGTCGTCTTCTAAGATGATAAAGCCATATTTATTAGCCAATTGCAATAGCTGTACACGTCTTTGGGCACTCAAAGTAACCGTAGTAGGGTAATGGTGGTGTGGTGTTAAGTATAACATGCGTATTTTGTGTTTTTTACACATATTTTCCACCGCATTAGCATCAATTCCCTCTTTATCAATTGGCACTGTCAGTATTTTTGCCCCCGCCTTTTGAAAAGTCATATTGCTTGAAAAGTAGCTCAAATTAGCCACAATAACATTGTCGCCTTGATTTAAAAGTACCTCACAAGCCACGTAAATACTCATTTCAGTACTTCGCGTAATCAATATATTATCCTTGCTTACGTGTAGTCCACGGGACAAATTCAAGTAGTTAGCCATACTCTTTTTAAACGCGTCATTACCCTCATAATTAGCGTGTCTCAGCTTTTTTTGGTTGCTTTTTCGCTTTAAATTGGCGCTGTAATACGACGATAACTGTTCGATTTGAATAATGCGCGTATCAGGTAACCCATCGTTAAAAAGAAAGTCGCTATGGCTATGTTCATACGGAGTATCCAGTAAATTACTCTTGTTAAAATCATAGCCAGGAGAAGAGGGATAAGTTTGTAAATAACTCGCCTCATCATCAGTAAAACGCATCGGTTTGTCTGCTTCTTTTTCAATGATAAACGTACCCTTATTCGGCTTCGTTTCTACCCAACCCTGTGCTGTTAGTTCATCGTAAACCGCTACAATAGTATTGCGGTTAACCGATAGTAATTCAGCCAATAATCTCGAACCAGGAAGTTTAGTTCCCTTTGGCAAAAAATCGCGTTGAATGGCATTGCTAAACTGGTTGGCAATCTGCATATAAATAGGCGTGCTTGAATTGCGGTCTATTTGAATAAAGCTCTGATAAGGAATTTTAACTGGACTACTCATAGTATAAATTATAAGCAATTAAATATTCCGGCAATTTACACTTTTTATGCTTTAAACAAGGTTAAGCAAAGTATATTTTTTAGGTAGTTAGTGTTCTTGTTTTAATAGGCTTTTTACTTTGTAAAATCCGAATTTCAAAAGATAGAGTTGCTTCTTAACTAAAAAAGAGTTTAAATAATATTTATTAGTTTAATGTGATTTTTTTATTATGTTTGCGATTAACAAAATTTAACAAAATATAAAATGAAAAAAACTACTAAATTTTTAGCCTTAGCTTTATTAGCTGTATCAATGACATCTTGTTATACTGGAAGAGTAGCTGTTGGAAGTACAGATATTAATGACCCAGTTTATAAAGTGAACACTGTAAAAAATCATGCTTTAATTGCAGGATTAGTTCCTTTAAATGATGGACATAAAGCTAGTCAATTTGTAAAAGAGAATCCTAATTATATTGTTAAACATCAGATGAGCTTTGTTGATGGATTATTAGGTTTCATTACTTTTGGAATTTACACTCCAACTACAACTACATTTTATTTGCCTGCTAAATAATTAATTATTAGCCGAATTTAAAAGTACACTTAAGAGTCTTTTCTTTTTGAAAAGGCTCTTTTTTTATTGAAAGGGTTTACCTTTCCCTCACTGGTCCGTTGTTAATCTTAGAACCGGACTATATTGTTCGTTTTGATGCATAGTACTTTTGGCATCAAAATAAACGACAAATGCAAAATATCTTAAACCAAATATTACAGGAACCTGTGTTACACGGAAAGTGGTTAAACACACTATCTTATTTAGAAAACGTAGGGGCTCGTAAAATCTCTGCTTGTGAAGACAGCAATAGCGTGAATCTTATTCAGTTAAAACACGCCGCAGAGGAACACCGCCACGCTTTTTACTTAAAAAAGCAAATTAGCAAAGCGGTAGCAGACGGATTTACAACGTATGCAGATGAGTGGTTATTGGCGCCATCACAAACAAGAAGATACCTGAATTTATTGGATTTACACACCTCTCGTTACTTGAGAAACGAACTGCAATTAGCGGGTCGTAACCTAATTGATATCGCTTATTTGTACGTTACTTACGCCATTGAAGTAAGAGCAGACTACCTGTATCCGGTTTATCAAGAAGTATTGACAAACCACAAAAGCAAGGTGATGGTGAAGTCAATCATCGTAGAAGAAGAAGGACATTTAGAAGAGATGATTGAACAATTAGAAGCTTTTTCTACGGATTGGGAAGTACACGCTAAGAAGATTTTAGAGATAGAAGATCGACTGTACAATCAGTGGATCAATCAAGTAGCAACAGAAATAAATCGTGGATAGTCCGCTCGCTATTCTCTCTTTAGCAGAATTGACCACTCGACGAGAACAAGGTAATCTGCGACAGCTGAAGCAGCGCAAAGAGGGAATAGACTTTTACTCCAACGACTACTTGGGATTGGCCAGAAATGAAGCGTTTTTACAACAAATACAACAAGCAGTTTTAGCAGAAGGCAACTTGCTAAGTGGCGCAACAGGTTCCCGCTTAATCAGTGGAAACTCGCCTTGTTTTGTTGCCGTTGAGCACCAATTAGCACAACATCACCAAGTAGAAAGTGCCCTGTTATTTCCCTCTGGTTACAACGCCAACGCAACCATATTATCCACTTTTGCCAAAAAAGGAGATACCATTATCGTCGATGAGTTGAGTCATCGGTCTATCATAGACGGTTGTCGATTGAGCTTTGCAGACAAAAGAAGGTTTAAACACAACGACTTAGCCGACTTAGAAAAGAAGTTACAAATAGGCAGAGGCAATGTGTTTGTCTATGTTGAAAGCCTATATTCAATGGATGGCGACTTTGCACCGTTGCAAGAAATATGGGCGTTAACCCAACAATACAAGGCCCATTTAATCGTAGATGAAGCCCATACCTTTGGCGTGTTTGGCTTGGGATTAGTACATCGTGCTAATTTGCAAAATAAGGTATTTGCCACCGTGGTTACTTACGGCAAGGCCATGGGGCAACACGGTGCTTGTGTGTTAGCTAAACAATGGGTGAAG contains these protein-coding regions:
- a CDS encoding Bor family protein encodes the protein MKKTTKFLALALLAVSMTSCYTGRVAVGSTDINDPVYKVNTVKNHALIAGLVPLNDGHKASQFVKENPNYIVKHQMSFVDGLLGFITFGIYTPTTTTFYLPAK
- a CDS encoding SDR family NAD(P)-dependent oxidoreductase gives rise to the protein MKNKSYLIYGVSKGLGRAIAHGLPKDNDIVYGVSRSKPADAKDNLVWVPADLSQPETAVKAVAEVLQEKQLDYLIYNVGIWEQMAFTAEFDVEQCSDAELINLIQTNVTSCILALKAFVKNLRLSSNAKIVLIGSTWGLDNHNGKEVAFSASKFALRGIVHSMRETLRQDNIGITVLNLGYLATEYDYTVDSDIIVEENQASLIPLSDVLQAIKFVLSTSKASCVKEINMPAMQDMNV
- a CDS encoding PLP-dependent aminotransferase family protein, with protein sequence MSSPVKIPYQSFIQIDRNSSTPIYMQIANQFSNAIQRDFLPKGTKLPGSRLLAELLSVNRNTIVAVYDELTAQGWVETKPNKGTFIIEKEADKPMRFTDDEASYLQTYPSSPGYDFNKSNLLDTPYEHSHSDFLFNDGLPDTRIIQIEQLSSYYSANLKRKSNQKKLRHANYEGNDAFKKSMANYLNLSRGLHVSKDNILITRSTEMSIYVACEVLLNQGDNVIVANLSYFSSNMTFQKAGAKILTVPIDKEGIDANAVENMCKKHKIRMLYLTPHHHYPTTVTLSAQRRVQLLQLANKYGFIILEDDYDYDFHYDKSPVLPLASVDTNGMVVYIGSFGKSLAPSFQTGFIVAPESVLVEMQKHLRLIDRQGDVLMEQVLGELIEEGEIFRSLKKSIKIYKERRDTFCDLLHQYFGEDVQFDIPSGGLAVWTEWKKPLNLLQLSKKCLQNNLLIPKTLLYQNRELTAMRLGFGHLTKEEMAQSLDILYHVMNE
- a CDS encoding aminotransferase class I/II-fold pyridoxal phosphate-dependent enzyme; translated protein: MDSPLAILSLAELTTRREQGNLRQLKQRKEGIDFYSNDYLGLARNEAFLQQIQQAVLAEGNLLSGATGSRLISGNSPCFVAVEHQLAQHHQVESALLFPSGYNANATILSTFAKKGDTIIVDELSHRSIIDGCRLSFADKRRFKHNDLADLEKKLQIGRGNVFVYVESLYSMDGDFAPLQEIWALTQQYKAHLIVDEAHTFGVFGLGLVHRANLQNKVFATVVTYGKAMGQHGACVLAKQWVKDYLINFSSSFIYSTGLPDLFAKSLAIGYEFILENKDLQQTLQHNITLFRSGVQSTLSDASSPIQVVLFSDNQQLKTFVSQLEQQGINAFAVMSPTVAQGKERIRLCIHSFNTPSDIEQLVCALQQVNKK